A window from Methanocalculus alkaliphilus encodes these proteins:
- a CDS encoding hybrid sensor histidine kinase/response regulator, which translates to MTSVLLVDDEPALLEVTRLFLERDGFSVTTAGSGSEALGKLAHGPFDAIVSDYEMPLMDGLALLSQVRSFGMTIPFVIFTGRGREEVAIRALNEGADFYIRKGGDPKSQFAELGNAIRRSVAFRQAERRFETLISSLPDPTFSIDDQGYVTTWNRAMEEMTGVLADEMIGRGDFAYAVPIYGTVRPMLIDIAAGLILDTDERLGYSIFRREGHAVYAESSQAKPRGNPVFLWGKATPLFDDAGRLSGAIETIRDISYRVALEQDLQNQYESLSVVDEELKAQMEEVIARDHEREILLAEIKDQQILLDTIFDITPVNFYVYDRECRFRYVCRKGASQIGMTPEEMVGHHWRELGMPVDLMEPLEASLREVFATGEEMEVYSPYPTLAGERYYRCIITPMGDVGRPDLVLVTILDVTEARMAEASLQEKGDYCHLLFESAGDALLLFDGLTVRDCNLRAMEFFGFSRDEMIGRKAGTLSPEFQPSGGRSRDILLDLLGRAEEGELQFFEWKGLRSDGTLLDLEATVSPLMMEGRQHLLGVIRDISERKRHEDEINHLLSHIPGMVYRCDIDRDWTMRFISEGCRSLTGYAPDEFIGNRVLSWNDIILPDHRERLWNAWMEMIRTKGIFEGEYPIRRSDGDIRWVWERGTVVYEEDGSPGYSEGFITDITDRRKMEDSIRHLNTKLALLSSMTRHDLRNRLGTILGYLDLMEGPDPILPQNDGFSKIKDTIGRILEMVEFSHDYQEIGSHGFSWQDLPMTVVRAVDSVDNGGVLMATDLPGVEILADPLFEKVIATCIDNAIRHGEKVTRIRVSAEITGGGLSILCEDDGIGIPPEEKSRIFDRGVGKNTGLGLFLACEILAISGMSISEEGVYGEGARFVIQVPSHLYRYSGDKLS; encoded by the coding sequence ATGACATCCGTTCTCCTCGTCGATGATGAACCCGCTCTTCTTGAGGTGACACGGCTCTTCCTTGAACGTGATGGATTTTCTGTAACAACAGCAGGCTCCGGGAGCGAAGCCTTGGGAAAACTGGCTCATGGCCCTTTTGATGCAATCGTCTCCGACTACGAGATGCCCCTCATGGATGGCCTTGCCCTCCTCTCACAGGTTCGATCGTTTGGGATGACGATCCCGTTTGTCATCTTCACCGGAAGGGGACGGGAGGAGGTGGCGATCCGGGCACTGAACGAAGGGGCAGATTTCTACATCCGGAAGGGCGGGGATCCGAAGTCCCAGTTTGCGGAACTTGGCAATGCCATCCGCCGTTCTGTTGCGTTCCGCCAGGCTGAACGGCGGTTTGAGACGCTCATCTCGTCATTGCCTGATCCCACCTTCTCAATCGATGACCAGGGATATGTGACAACCTGGAACCGGGCGATGGAGGAGATGACCGGAGTTCTGGCTGATGAGATGATCGGACGGGGAGACTTTGCGTATGCCGTTCCCATCTATGGGACTGTCCGGCCGATGCTGATCGATATCGCCGCAGGCCTGATTTTGGATACGGATGAGCGGCTCGGGTATAGTATTTTCCGGCGTGAGGGGCATGCCGTCTATGCCGAGTCCTCCCAGGCGAAGCCCAGAGGCAATCCGGTCTTCCTCTGGGGAAAGGCGACGCCGCTCTTTGATGATGCCGGAAGGCTGTCAGGCGCCATCGAGACGATCCGGGATATCAGCTACCGGGTCGCCCTGGAACAGGATCTCCAGAACCAGTACGAATCCCTCTCCGTCGTTGATGAAGAACTCAAAGCGCAGATGGAGGAGGTCATCGCACGGGATCATGAACGCGAGATCCTCCTTGCCGAGATCAAGGATCAGCAGATCCTCCTTGATACCATCTTTGATATCACTCCGGTGAACTTCTATGTCTATGACCGGGAGTGCCGGTTCCGGTACGTCTGTAGAAAAGGAGCGTCCCAGATCGGGATGACTCCGGAGGAGATGGTTGGCCACCACTGGCGTGAGCTTGGAATGCCCGTCGATCTCATGGAACCCCTTGAGGCGAGCCTCCGGGAGGTCTTTGCGACCGGGGAGGAGATGGAGGTTTACTCACCGTATCCGACACTCGCCGGGGAACGGTACTATCGGTGTATCATCACCCCGATGGGGGATGTCGGCCGTCCTGATCTCGTCCTTGTGACCATTCTTGATGTCACGGAGGCACGGATGGCAGAAGCATCACTCCAGGAGAAGGGGGATTACTGCCACCTTCTCTTTGAGTCGGCGGGTGATGCACTTCTCCTCTTCGATGGCCTGACCGTCCGGGACTGCAATCTCCGGGCGATGGAGTTCTTCGGATTCTCACGTGACGAGATGATCGGGCGGAAGGCTGGAACCCTCTCCCCCGAATTTCAGCCTTCCGGAGGGAGATCCCGCGATATCCTTCTCGATCTCCTTGGACGTGCAGAAGAAGGTGAACTTCAGTTCTTTGAATGGAAGGGGCTCAGATCCGACGGCACCCTCCTCGATCTCGAGGCGACGGTGAGTCCCCTGATGATGGAGGGGCGTCAGCATCTCCTCGGGGTGATTCGCGACATCTCAGAGCGAAAACGGCATGAGGATGAGATCAACCATCTCCTCTCTCATATTCCCGGTATGGTGTACCGCTGTGATATCGACCGCGACTGGACGATGCGGTTCATCTCAGAAGGATGCCGGTCTCTCACCGGGTATGCGCCTGATGAGTTCATCGGCAACCGGGTGCTCTCATGGAATGATATCATCCTCCCGGATCATCGGGAACGGCTCTGGAATGCGTGGATGGAGATGATACGGACGAAGGGGATCTTTGAGGGAGAGTATCCGATCCGGCGCTCTGACGGCGATATCCGATGGGTCTGGGAACGGGGGACGGTTGTGTACGAAGAGGATGGCTCTCCCGGGTACAGCGAGGGGTTCATCACCGATATCACCGATCGACGGAAGATGGAGGACTCAATCCGCCATCTTAACACCAAACTGGCACTTCTCTCGTCGATGACCCGGCATGACCTGAGGAACCGTCTTGGCACGATCCTTGGATACCTCGACCTGATGGAGGGCCCCGATCCTATTCTCCCGCAAAATGATGGTTTTTCAAAGATTAAAGATACAATTGGGCGAATCCTCGAGATGGTTGAATTTTCCCATGATTACCAGGAGATAGGATCCCATGGCTTCTCCTGGCAGGACCTGCCGATGACGGTGGTCCGGGCAGTCGACTCTGTGGATAACGGCGGTGTTCTGATGGCGACTGATCTCCCCGGGGTTGAGATCCTGGCTGATCCGCTTTTTGAGAAGGTGATCGCCACCTGTATCGACAACGCCATCCGCCATGGGGAGAAGGTTACCCGTATCCGTGTTTCCGCCGAAATCACAGGTGGCGGGCTCTCCATCCTTTGTGAGGATGACGGTATCGGGATACCCCCGGAGGAGAAGAGCCGGATATTTGATCGGGGTGTTGGAAAGAATACCGGGCTTGGTCTCTTCCTTGCCTGTGAGATCCTTGCGATCAGCGGGATGAGCATCTCGGAGGAGGGTGTCTATGGTGAGGGTGCGAGGTTTGTGATCCAGGTGCCATCTCATCTCTACCGCTACTCCGGCGACAAACTTTCCTGA
- a CDS encoding deoxyhypusine synthase, translating into MSQKCSDAVTQIHLRPGMTVGELVDAMGGAGAYNGGSLAEAVSITERMFTDPATTRFFGLAGAMVPAGMGGIVSDLLDAGYIDILVSTGANLTHDVIEAIGCHHYHGTEICDDVDLRHDEINRIYDVYLPTEAFEEFEEYMQGVYSDLPDGSVLSISDLLRRIGGSLDSGILATAARKEIPVYCPAVQDSMIGLQYWLFSQTNKVTIDAFADMKPLMNRCFAAEKAGAFIVGGGVPKNFILQSMLMTENGFTYAVQLTGDRPDLGGLSGATLDEARSWGKITEEARAVTVYGDATITLPLLIAATLERLAA; encoded by the coding sequence ATGTCACAGAAGTGTTCTGACGCGGTCACACAGATCCACCTCCGGCCCGGGATGACGGTCGGGGAGCTTGTGGATGCGATGGGGGGGGCGGGCGCCTATAACGGGGGATCGCTTGCAGAGGCGGTCTCGATCACCGAGAGGATGTTTACCGATCCGGCAACGACCCGGTTCTTCGGCCTTGCAGGGGCGATGGTTCCAGCGGGTATGGGCGGTATCGTCTCAGATCTCCTGGATGCCGGGTATATTGATATCCTCGTCTCAACGGGTGCGAACCTGACACATGACGTCATCGAGGCGATCGGCTGCCATCACTACCATGGGACCGAGATCTGTGATGATGTTGATCTCCGGCATGATGAGATCAACCGTATCTATGATGTCTATCTCCCGACCGAGGCGTTTGAGGAGTTTGAGGAGTATATGCAGGGGGTGTACAGCGATCTTCCTGATGGTTCCGTCCTCTCGATCAGTGATCTCCTCCGGAGGATCGGGGGCTCCCTCGACTCCGGCATCCTCGCTACCGCGGCGAGGAAGGAGATCCCGGTCTACTGCCCGGCAGTCCAGGACTCGATGATCGGCCTTCAGTACTGGCTCTTCTCCCAGACGAACAAGGTGACCATCGATGCCTTTGCGGATATGAAACCCCTGATGAACCGCTGTTTTGCCGCAGAGAAGGCCGGGGCATTCATCGTCGGCGGTGGTGTTCCAAAGAACTTCATCCTCCAGAGTATGCTGATGACAGAGAACGGCTTTACCTATGCGGTCCAGCTCACCGGGGATCGCCCCGATCTCGGCGGTTTGTCGGGGGCGACGCTTGACGAGGCACGGTCCTGGGGAAAGATCACCGAGGAGGCCCGTGCCGTGACGGTCTATGGCGATGCGACGATCACCCTCCCGCTCCTTATTGCGGCAACACTTGAGAGGCTGGCGGCATGA
- a CDS encoding transcriptional regulator, producing MVQERLIQTVVAILITAGFDVSERCTQRPRSFDLLAADRGRLVIIKVVSQIDSVSEEVATDLDAMAHHLKAVPIIIGERARDVPLERSAVYLRYGLFAVSPSTLYDYLAEDIPPLVYASPGGLYVNIDGHRLHQMREAHTLSLGDLAHLLGVSRRTISKYESGMGTTLEMALKLEELFDEPIVQPIDLFMDRPHDLPSVTAIEESGAGTPAGYLQSIGLELHSFRRAPFQAVAHYDETMILACFGPAQKTVKRAALVGNLSQIARARSLCILSDYNKEKKIGKTLIIGEERLYSLEEGSDLLDLMPE from the coding sequence ATGGTACAGGAACGACTTATCCAGACGGTGGTGGCCATCCTCATTACCGCAGGGTTTGACGTCTCCGAACGATGCACCCAGAGACCGCGAAGCTTTGATCTCCTGGCAGCAGATCGAGGGCGACTTGTCATCATCAAGGTCGTCTCCCAGATCGACTCTGTATCCGAGGAGGTTGCAACCGATCTCGATGCGATGGCACACCATCTCAAGGCAGTCCCGATCATCATCGGGGAGCGGGCACGGGATGTTCCGCTTGAGCGGAGTGCAGTATATCTCAGATACGGCCTCTTCGCCGTCTCACCATCAACACTGTATGATTATCTGGCTGAAGATATCCCCCCGCTCGTCTATGCCTCGCCAGGAGGGCTCTATGTCAATATCGACGGTCACCGCCTCCACCAGATGAGAGAGGCACATACCCTCTCACTCGGTGATCTCGCCCATCTTCTTGGCGTCTCCAGAAGGACGATCAGCAAGTACGAGAGCGGCATGGGGACGACGCTTGAGATGGCCCTGAAGCTCGAGGAGCTCTTCGATGAGCCGATCGTCCAGCCGATTGATCTCTTCATGGACCGGCCCCATGATCTCCCCTCCGTCACTGCCATCGAAGAGAGCGGGGCGGGTACCCCTGCCGGGTACCTCCAGTCCATCGGGCTTGAGCTCCATTCATTCCGGCGTGCCCCCTTCCAGGCGGTCGCCCACTATGATGAGACGATGATCCTCGCCTGCTTTGGCCCTGCCCAGAAGACGGTCAAGCGCGCGGCTCTCGTCGGAAACCTCTCCCAGATTGCCCGTGCCCGCTCCCTCTGCATCCTATCTGACTATAATAAGGAGAAGAAGATAGGAAAGACCCTCATTATCGGTGAGGAGCGGCTCTATTCTCTTGAAGAGGGATCAGATCTCCTCGATCTGATGCCTGAATAA
- the nrdD gene encoding anaerobic ribonucleoside-triphosphate reductase, with amino-acid sequence MHWTEEQKKAIEKYSALDDIPVEERRYKCHTCHHIVDEEPCPACGEAILQQMCPVDHCHCPHDIIESLAYCPLCGAAICPDCGSHDVSQISRITGYLSDVGGWNAAKQQELKDRAHYDIG; translated from the coding sequence ATGCACTGGACAGAGGAACAGAAGAAGGCGATTGAGAAGTACAGCGCTCTTGACGATATCCCGGTCGAAGAGAGGCGGTACAAATGCCATACCTGCCACCATATTGTGGATGAGGAGCCGTGTCCTGCCTGCGGGGAGGCGATCCTCCAGCAGATGTGCCCGGTCGATCACTGCCACTGCCCCCATGATATCATCGAGTCGCTCGCCTACTGTCCGCTCTGCGGTGCCGCCATCTGCCCGGACTGCGGATCCCATGATGTCTCCCAGATCTCGCGGATCACCGGCTATCTCTCGGATGTCGGGGGATGGAATGCGGCAAAGCAGCAGGAGCTCAAGGATCGCGCCCATTACGATATCGGATGA
- a CDS encoding DUF4013 domain-containing protein, whose translation MIDIWESAEESAGYAVAAIRDHPKRIPLLMGMMALFPLMMGYTARIYRGDPAIPDLSSPREILFDGIRLTLVQLIYSAPIIGAILFITSRQSRLLDLITHADRGLLFSPVGAVFFLLLGVVLLYGLVILISMIGIIRTARSGRIRDGFALSAITGHIRAIGPATYVSAVIFYTVISLLLSLPAGYLIELSPIGHIPAFFIYVVLTIFAARYFTLIYESGLPGRSTS comes from the coding sequence ATGATAGATATCTGGGAGTCAGCAGAGGAGTCGGCGGGGTATGCAGTGGCTGCGATCCGCGATCATCCAAAACGTATCCCTCTCCTGATGGGAATGATGGCACTCTTCCCCCTGATGATGGGCTATACCGCACGGATTTATCGTGGCGATCCGGCAATCCCTGATCTCTCCTCCCCGCGTGAGATCCTCTTTGACGGAATCAGGCTGACTCTTGTCCAGCTTATCTATTCAGCCCCCATCATCGGAGCGATCCTCTTCATTACATCCAGGCAGAGCCGGCTTTTGGATCTCATCACCCATGCGGACCGCGGTCTTCTCTTCTCTCCTGTCGGTGCGGTCTTCTTCCTCCTCCTTGGCGTGGTGCTCCTGTATGGACTGGTCATCCTCATCTCGATGATTGGTATTATCAGAACCGCCCGCTCAGGCCGTATCCGGGACGGGTTTGCACTGAGTGCGATCACTGGACATATCCGGGCAATTGGTCCTGCCACATATGTCTCCGCGGTCATCTTCTATACTGTTATCTCCCTCCTTCTGTCGCTCCCCGCCGGGTATCTGATCGAGCTTTCTCCCATCGGCCATATCCCTGCATTCTTCATCTATGTCGTCCTCACCATATTCGCCGCCCGGTACTTTACGCTCATCTACGAGTCCGGACTTCCCGGCAGATCTACATCCTGA
- the pyrF gene encoding orotidine-5'-phosphate decarboxylase codes for MSALILALDATSREEALRIASLTADHLDAIKIGYPLVLGAGLSVAGEIAALGVPVIADFKVADIPNTNTLICDQVFAAGCSAVICHAFPGGDSLEACVASAHAHGGECFVVCEMSHPGGAEWFSGGVAERFSAMAVDAGADGIIAPATRPARVAALREIIGGKKIYSPGVGAQGAAPEDVKALVDGVIVGRAIYGAADPAAAAREYRDRCR; via the coding sequence ATGAGCGCTCTTATCCTCGCCCTCGATGCCACCTCACGGGAGGAGGCCCTCCGGATCGCATCACTGACGGCAGATCATCTCGATGCCATCAAGATCGGCTACCCGCTCGTCCTTGGAGCCGGGCTATCTGTTGCCGGCGAGATCGCTGCCCTCGGAGTCCCGGTGATCGCGGACTTCAAGGTGGCGGATATCCCAAATACGAACACCCTCATCTGTGATCAGGTCTTTGCTGCCGGATGCTCTGCCGTCATCTGCCATGCCTTTCCGGGAGGCGACTCGCTTGAAGCCTGTGTCGCCTCTGCCCATGCGCATGGCGGCGAATGTTTCGTCGTCTGTGAGATGAGCCATCCGGGTGGTGCGGAATGGTTCTCGGGCGGGGTGGCCGAGCGGTTCAGTGCTATGGCGGTCGATGCGGGTGCAGACGGGATCATCGCCCCGGCGACCCGGCCTGCCCGTGTGGCGGCACTCCGTGAGATCATCGGGGGAAAGAAGATCTATTCGCCGGGTGTCGGTGCACAGGGTGCCGCACCCGAGGATGTGAAGGCGCTCGTTGATGGGGTCATCGTCGGCCGTGCCATCTATGGAGCTGCGGATCCTGCTGCTGCGGCCAGAGAGTACCGGGATCGCTGCCGGTGA
- the thsA gene encoding thermosome subunit alpha, translating into MSAQLGGQQILILKEGSSRTRGRDAQSMNIAAAKAVAAAVRTTLGPKGMDKMLVDTIGDVVITNDGVTILKEMDIEHPAAKMMVEIAKTQDDEVGDGTTTAVVVGGELLKKAEDLLEQDVHPTVIAQGYRQAAEKAQEILRELAFDVKPNDIAMLTKIAETAMTGKGAESAKEKLCGLIVKAITMVADEDGTVDIDNVKVEKKVGGSIDDSEIIEGMIIDKERVHPGMPKVVTNAKILLLNAAIEFKKTEVDAEISITSPDQLQMFLDEEEKMIKTIVNKVIASGANVVFCQKGIDDIAQHYLAKAGIFAVRRVKKSDIEKLARATGGSVVSSIDAIAEEELGVAGKIEEKKVSGEEMIFVEECKNPKAVSIIIKGGTDHVVDELERAIEDSLRVVGVVVEDKKVVAGGGAPEIELSLRLREYASSVGGRAQLAIEAFASALEIIPRTLAENAGLDPIDMLVDLRAAHEQGNKTFGLNVFDAKPADMKDSGVVEPLRVKTQAISSAAEVAVMILRIDDVIASSGKGGGMPSEEEMAAMGGMGGMGGMPPGMM; encoded by the coding sequence ATGTCAGCACAACTTGGAGGACAACAAATTCTTATTCTGAAGGAAGGCAGCTCCCGAACACGTGGACGCGACGCCCAGAGTATGAACATCGCAGCAGCTAAGGCAGTTGCAGCAGCAGTCAGAACAACCCTTGGACCAAAAGGTATGGACAAGATGCTCGTTGACACCATCGGTGATGTCGTCATCACAAACGATGGCGTAACCATCCTCAAAGAGATGGATATCGAGCACCCGGCCGCAAAGATGATGGTCGAGATCGCAAAGACCCAGGACGATGAGGTCGGCGACGGAACCACGACCGCCGTCGTCGTCGGTGGCGAACTCCTCAAGAAGGCAGAAGACCTCCTCGAGCAGGATGTCCACCCAACCGTCATCGCACAGGGCTATCGCCAGGCCGCTGAGAAGGCTCAGGAGATCTTAAGAGAGCTCGCCTTTGATGTAAAGCCAAACGATATCGCGATGCTCACCAAGATCGCTGAGACCGCAATGACCGGAAAGGGTGCAGAGTCTGCAAAAGAGAAGCTCTGCGGCCTCATCGTCAAAGCAATCACAATGGTTGCCGATGAAGACGGCACTGTTGACATCGACAATGTCAAGGTCGAGAAGAAGGTCGGCGGATCCATCGACGACTCTGAGATCATCGAAGGCATGATCATCGACAAAGAGCGTGTCCACCCAGGCATGCCCAAGGTTGTCACCAATGCAAAGATCCTCCTCTTAAACGCAGCAATCGAGTTTAAGAAGACCGAGGTCGATGCCGAGATCAGCATCACAAGCCCTGACCAGCTCCAGATGTTCCTTGACGAAGAAGAGAAGATGATCAAGACGATCGTCAACAAGGTCATCGCATCCGGCGCAAACGTCGTCTTCTGTCAGAAGGGTATCGACGACATCGCACAGCACTACCTCGCAAAGGCAGGTATCTTTGCAGTACGCCGTGTCAAAAAGTCCGACATCGAGAAGCTCGCCCGTGCAACCGGCGGATCCGTCGTCTCATCCATCGATGCAATCGCCGAGGAAGAGCTCGGAGTCGCAGGAAAGATCGAGGAGAAGAAGGTCTCAGGCGAAGAGATGATCTTCGTTGAGGAGTGCAAGAATCCAAAGGCGGTCTCGATCATCATCAAAGGCGGCACAGACCACGTCGTCGATGAGCTTGAGCGTGCAATCGAGGACTCACTCCGTGTCGTCGGTGTCGTCGTCGAGGACAAGAAGGTCGTCGCCGGTGGCGGTGCACCGGAGATCGAGCTCTCCCTCAGGCTCCGTGAGTACGCTTCCAGCGTCGGTGGCCGTGCACAGCTCGCCATCGAGGCATTTGCAAGCGCTCTTGAGATCATTCCACGGACCCTTGCAGAGAACGCAGGTCTCGACCCAATCGACATGCTCGTCGACCTCCGTGCAGCCCATGAGCAGGGCAACAAGACCTTCGGTCTCAATGTCTTCGATGCAAAGCCCGCTGACATGAAGGATTCAGGCGTTGTTGAACCACTCCGTGTCAAGACACAGGCAATCTCCTCAGCCGCTGAAGTTGCTGTCATGATCCTCCGGATCGATGATGTTATCGCATCATCCGGTAAGGGCGGCGGTATGCCAAGCGAGGAAGAGATGGCCGCAATGGGCGGCATGGGTGGCATGGGCGGCATGCCCCCAGGCATGATGTAA
- a CDS encoding tRNA(Ile)(2)-agmatinylcytidine synthase codes for MWIGIDDTDSPEGMCTTYLGAVLVRRLEASGIPVHSLRLIRLNPTIIWKTRGNAAIAIGAEGDPDTAFSIAGSLIEELADLACERTNPGLVVCGDRRPPAAFAEEAITGFCTIEGAIDACIKAGARYRGWKNGRGLIGAVAAVAADLTESTSEYLVYRDVSRRERERIVDAETLARAEEMTFPHTWDTVDAANNVVVCVPHTPDPVLFGIRGESPVWVSLARHLIESEEPAIEALFETNQGTDAHLIRGSTGRLEDGRSYIIAGTVTTSPKTGIGGHVSVRISDGENHLTCMAYEPVKGFREIIRALAPGDRIVACGSYRNTTLNLEKVCILDAPPLRIAGAPLCPSCAKRMTSAGAKKGYKCRRCGERLPDPVIRFEERHLLPGWYEVPPSARRHLARPLCRGSLALPDDVVNVISDPVDWIYSK; via the coding sequence ATGTGGATTGGAATCGATGATACCGACTCCCCGGAAGGTATGTGCACCACCTATCTCGGAGCGGTCCTTGTCAGGAGGCTTGAGGCATCAGGAATCCCGGTCCACTCACTCCGGCTCATCAGGCTCAATCCGACGATCATCTGGAAGACCAGGGGGAATGCAGCCATTGCCATCGGGGCTGAGGGGGACCCGGATACCGCCTTCTCCATTGCAGGGTCGCTCATCGAAGAGCTTGCCGATCTTGCATGTGAGAGGACAAATCCAGGGCTTGTCGTCTGTGGGGATCGCCGTCCTCCTGCCGCCTTTGCAGAGGAGGCGATCACCGGATTCTGTACAATCGAGGGTGCCATCGATGCCTGTATCAAAGCAGGAGCGCGATATCGTGGCTGGAAGAATGGCCGGGGTCTCATCGGTGCCGTTGCTGCCGTTGCAGCAGACCTGACGGAGAGCACCTCGGAGTATCTCGTCTACCGGGATGTCAGCCGAAGGGAGAGGGAACGGATCGTCGATGCAGAGACGCTGGCGAGAGCAGAGGAGATGACCTTCCCCCATACCTGGGATACGGTCGATGCCGCCAATAATGTCGTTGTCTGCGTTCCACACACCCCGGATCCGGTCCTCTTCGGCATCCGGGGGGAGAGCCCTGTCTGGGTCTCCCTCGCCCGACACCTGATCGAGTCTGAAGAGCCCGCCATTGAGGCTCTCTTTGAGACGAACCAGGGGACGGATGCCCATCTGATCCGGGGATCGACAGGACGTCTTGAAGACGGACGATCGTATATCATTGCGGGAACCGTCACCACCTCTCCGAAGACCGGGATCGGGGGGCATGTCTCAGTCCGGATCAGCGATGGAGAGAACCACCTCACCTGTATGGCCTATGAGCCGGTGAAGGGCTTTCGGGAGATCATCCGGGCCCTTGCACCAGGTGACAGGATCGTTGCCTGCGGGAGCTACCGGAATACGACACTGAATCTTGAGAAGGTCTGTATTCTCGATGCCCCTCCTCTCCGGATTGCCGGGGCTCCCCTCTGTCCGTCATGTGCGAAGAGGATGACCTCGGCCGGGGCGAAGAAGGGGTACAAATGCCGCCGGTGCGGAGAGAGGCTCCCGGATCCGGTTATTCGGTTCGAGGAGCGGCATCTGCTGCCCGGCTGGTACGAAGTTCCGCCCTCGGCCCGGAGACACCTTGCCCGCCCTCTCTGCCGGGGTTCTCTGGCTCTTCCCGATGATGTGGTGAATGTTATATCTGATCCCGTCGACTGGATATATTCAAAATGA